From the Excalfactoria chinensis isolate bCotChi1 chromosome 1, bCotChi1.hap2, whole genome shotgun sequence genome, one window contains:
- the P2RY8 gene encoding S-geranylgeranyl-glutathione receptor P2RY8 has product MVKNVSHLDAETLAMLQNKAISITLPVVYTVVAIISIPGNFFSLWVLCWHIKPKTPSVIFMINLSITDLMLACCFPFQISYHIQGNHWTFGKTLCSLVTVMFYSNMYSSILTMTCISIERYMGVVYPMKLIKWRRKRYALGACVIMWIFLLLAFYPLENTDLTYEVKELGIITCFDVLKWEMLPNFAAWVAFLLTLFVVLFLIPFIVTVGCYMGTIRKLIQTSSRYGNRQKTRSIYLAVIVLLVFITCFAPNNFILLAHMIVRLFYEGSLYPAYKLTLCLSCLNNCIDPFIYYFASKEFYQKFMQVFRPKVPLTDSLETRRESLFSGRTMSVRSMSSGPMDGLEGVKICLQRQESVF; this is encoded by the coding sequence ATGGTTAAAAACGTATCACACCTGGACGCTGAGACGCTTGCAATGCTTCAAAACAAAGCTATCTCCATCACTCTCCCAGTGGTGTACACAGTGGTGGCTATTATCAGTATCCCTGgcaactttttttccctttgggtGCTCTGCTGGCACATCAAACCCAAAACACCTTCTGTTATCTTCATGATCAACCTGAGCATCACGGATCTTATGCTGGcctgctgctttcccttccaGATTTCTTATCACATTCAGGGCAATCACTGGACCTTCGGCAAGACTCTTTGTAGCCTTGTGACTGTGATGTTCTACTCCAACATGTATTCTTCCATACTGACTATGACCTGTATCAGCATAGAGAGGTACATGGGTGTAGTATACCCCATGAAGTTGATCaagtggaggagaaaaagatatGCCTTGGGTGCCTGCGTGATAATGTGGATTTTCTTGCTACTAGCTTTCTACCCATTGGAAAACACAGATCTGACCTATGAAGTGAAAGAACTGGGGATTATAACCTGTTTTGATGTCCTCAAATGGGAAATGCTGCCCAACTTTGCAGCCTGGGTAGCCTTTCTTCTCACCCTATTTGTCGTGCTCTTCCTGATTCCTTTCATTGTAACAGTTGGATGCTACATGGGCACCATTCGGAAGCTTATTCAGACATCAAGCAGATACGGTAACAGGCAGAAGACTAGATCCATATACCTGGCAGTTATAGTTCTTTTGGTATTCATCACTTGCTTCGCCCCCAATAATTTTATCCTACTTGCCCATATGATTGTCCGTCTGTTTTACGAAGGGAGTTTGTACCCTGCCTACAAGCTCACCTTATGCTTAAGTTGCCTCAACAACTGCATAGATCccttcatttattattttgcatCGAAAGAATTTTACCAGAAATTCATGCAAGTTTTTCGCCCTAAGGTACCACTCACTGACAGCCTGGAAACCAGAAGGGAAAGCTTATTTTCTGGCAGGACCATGTCAGTCAGGTCGATGTCGAGTGGACCTATGGATGGCCTAGAGGGAGTGAAGATCTGTTTGCAAAGGCAAGAAAGTGTGTTCTAG